CCCAcctaaataaatgatttttaaaaatgcagtcATATAGATTAATATGATATATTTGTATGCCTTTATTGGTTTTTCTGCTActatttaataaattatttttctaCCGACCCAAacaatgggaaaaaaataagagcaaAATCAAAGAATAGAGCTCACAGCACGGCATTAACTtgacatgtatttatttgcaatatTAGATTTAACACAATTTTGAATTTACAGGAAAAAAACTATCCACATGAAATGTTTACTTaagcacaaataaaataactttaacacattataaaaaaagagggaCAGTTTATATTCAGGCCAGGATTTAATCAAATGGTACATGTGTTTTGTTACTGTGGGATATCAGTTAACAAGCATTTAAGCCAGGTCTATCGGGATAATGTTTGGGTTGATTTTACATACTGTCATTTTAGCCTCAAACTCAAAACTTGTGTAGCAATCATTTCAAAGGAAAGTTCAGTgaaatgcactttatttattagatAAAATGAAATTCATGactgaacaaatacaaatttaTGAATAGATTAAAGATAAGGCAAAGTTGACAAAAAGCATGTCCTCTCAGTTTGATGGTTGAGAAAGTGCTTGAGTCGGTCAGACTAAACATTCTTACTGTCAACATCTTTTGACTGGCTGATCCAAATCTAATACAACCTCCATGTGCATGACATTCAAGCTTTTTGCCAAAAGGTGAAACAAACATTCGGTTATATgcctttttatttgcatgtaaaataaataaggggGGAAATGTCATATATCTAATAACAACAACCTAAACTGTAAAAGCAACTAtatcatgaaaataaatgtaatgttcaaACAGTTGCTGAACCATCAACTCCTGACCTTCTGACTGCAGATTCTTTAAGGGTGGATTATACGTTTGCTGCAAGATGTTGACATGCAGTGGAAACcatataaaacacagaaaaatcacatttcaaaatatattctCATGCACTGGATCACTTACAGTGTTTCACAATGGCATAATAAAATCAAATCTCTGACAGTACAACCTAACGTGTTATTGTGAGGGGGAAAAACAATGTCAGCCCCTAcaaaaaaacaggttttaaatCACTGCAACTTCAGATTGCCTCAGCAACACatcaaaacaattaaatgaCAAACTACTGTTACCCTATTATGAAAGTTACTTTCCATAAAATGTGGCCTGTACAATGCACTTTTGTACATAAAAAGCAATTCTATGGCCTTGCTCATACAAAGGTTGTCCCTCACAGGTGACAAGGCAGTGACAGGGATGTAATGTTTTAAGCATCTCTTTGCTCCAACATTTGATCCCTGGACACAAGACGGCTTATCATAGGCTAATACAACAGAGCGAGGCCCTTTAAGGAACCTCCAGCAGAGCTAAATTCAGTTTAATAAATTACATTCGTCATAAAATAGaagagaatacattttaaaagtgttcttTCCTAAAGTTAAACTAGTAAAATATGCAAGTATGCTTCTTATATTCCGACCAATAATGTGTAAAACCTTTTgcaatgaatgaaaacattgtGAACAAATGAAACATCTCTTGGTGGATTGTCTGAGTTAATCACATATGGGTGTACATATActcttcataaaaaaaaacctcatcaGTCACTTAAAAAGACATCGGTAACATTTAAGGAAAGGTGGATGTTTGCACAAGCTGTTTCCAAAACTGCAAactaaaatgaatattaaacatgtttaagaTAACGTAACATGAGTgaaaatggttttttttaaacatctgttTAGTTTTCCACTTAACCCGACACAATAGCCACTCTGTCTGCTGTCAGTTTCAAACAAAGATGGGTAATTGCATAATGTGGTATCAACCATACACAACTGAACTCACCACACTTCTAACTCCTTAAATCCTACTTGACTACGTAAAGTATTTTACTGCATGAAACTAAATAGGAAACATTGTCATATACTTAtcttaaaagtgaaaaaaatgaaCTTAAGCAGGATATCAACTCTTATACAtggtacacacatacacatttgaGCATCAGTGAAAGTTAATTGAAAGAATTACTTAAACTATAATTGAAATACTAATGTACTGCAACCTGTCAGGGTGACATAGCATTGCAAAACATTGCTTTCAGAATGTGACTTAAGGAGAGCAGAATAAATCtagtgattttttttcacacaaagcCTTTTAAATATGCACGGATATCCTCATCTGCACAATTATCAGGCACTTGTAACATTCAAATAATACAGTACTGACAACTGACTGTAACATTAAGActaacattttacacattactCAACTCATCCCTTACAGGATTATAGGAGCTTTAGTTTGAATATGAGCTGCAGTAATTCGTACACCCTTTTCGCGAGTTGACTTCGATGGCTGTGGAGCCTCTTCTTAAAAACACAGCTCGCTTTATGTTCAGGTTGAGCCGGAGCCAGTTTCACAAAGACATTTTATACTGATCTTGAATTTTAGGCCAGTCAAAATGTAATAAGACCACACAAAAACAGGCTCaatttaaagaagaagaagacgacgacatactttattaatcccttacagaaACACTGTTCAGCAGGTGTCACCAGGCTGAAAATGTTAGCCACACTACCACCAGGCTAGAATTAAAGTCATTCTATGGTAGCATTTGGGGACACCTGCTGAACAGTGTTTCTATTGTTACAATCAGCAACACCTGCTGACCattgtttccatggcaacagtcGGTgaagcctgctgcctgctgaCTAGTGGCACCACACTTAAAAAAAGGGGAGTAATCAGTGAACTAATAAATCCAAGAATTTTCTGCTGAGCTGATTGATAGTCCTACCTTATCCATTTAGACGTCTGAAATCTGGATATTAGTTTGACCTAAGCCTAGTCAAAATCTATCTTTGTGAAACTGTCTGCAACAAGTCATCCATCACCGTAAGCGATAATCCccaaagttattttttaataatgaagcggggaacattttaatgtttgaataaTGTTTACTTGAATGCAATAAAGTATTTGCGATAAATGGATTATACTAGTTTTTTCTCTCGGCAAACGTACTGTATATGCAATGCAAAGGCACACCAGGAGGTGGAGCACTGTTCCTGTTCTGGGATGAGGGGGTAAGATATTAGATGGACTACCCTCAGAACATTGTAAAGGAAACTTCAGTCATTTTTACAACTTGgagtttaaagttgaaataagTGCTTTTTCTagtttgtttgaaatatttaaagcttgCACTAGGTAAACAATCATTGTGAAAAACCTTTGAGTTAACAACACATTCAAGAACggaaaaataaattgtttctCAATATCTTGAGGATACAATTTGAACAATCACCAATAAAGGACCCCTTTACACCTGGTCTTAACATTTCTCTATTCAGATTAGATCTGTCATGCTCATCTCTTGTATTATTTACAGAAGTATAAACTGTCAGTGAACAACATCTGTTAATGTTTAGGTGTTGCTGTATCTGCACTACCTGTTTCTTGGTCTGATTGGTTTAGTGCATGAAATTTGTATTCATGAGCATCATATATGTAGACACATTGCATTACAGCTGATTAAGAGGCTAAATGCACCCATGACCTTGTCAGAAATGCTTTAGGAATTAGAAACAAGTATATTATGCAAATTAGTGAGGATGCATGTTGATGCAGGTGCAAAGGTGCGTGCATACAATAATCTTCTGTGACACTTATCTAACATTGTATAATCCTACTAATGTAATGTATTGTTAGAGATCAAAGCAATGGCAACAGCCTTCTCCTCAGCGATGTTATCTGCATGCAGTTTGTTGTACGTTGTGTGTGGTGTTGACAGAATATTTACAGAGCTGTTTGGCGTCTTTATCAGCAGCAACACGGCACTGACTTCTGTTTCTGGTGGTTACTTGAGGATGATCTGTTTCAGGGCAAAACACAGTCACTTAGTGGCAAATACAAAAATGGTGGGTCTTTATAAATTAATCAACCACCTTAACCCGTTTCCCTTGTGATAGTGATTGTTATTCTTGATATATCCTTATTTTATGTCTTGAATATACACTGCACCATTTTTACTATTATGGCCATTTcgtaacatttaaatattatatattatttaacacatttttccaaaaaACTTCACTGCCCTACGATTTAAAGTTTTAAGTAACACTCAGCTGCACAACatgcatctatttatatttGGTGCATACGACACTCAACATACATGTATGAAACACATACAAAGGAAGACAATCAATGAAGATTTAGTTTTTGAGGAGCAGCTGACCCTAACCCAGCCATCGAACATTATATCTTAGTCGGGTCAGAGGGAAGTACCAAAACATACATAAAAGAAATCCAACCCCTACTCAAGTCAGTATCTTTTCCCAgttgataataataacatgaatGAAGTATTAGCTAAAGAATACAACCAGTATGACAAGAATTAAAGCTACTATTGTGCATTAAGATAAACAGTGACATGgaacaaagcaacacaaaaaacatgCTCTAAAGAATAAATGCAACACCACTACTTGCAGATGGGAGACTCTAAATAAGTAATGTCTGTCGTCATGGAAAAAGGTGGGATGTGGACCAGTTCAACTGAAGGTCTACAGGTAGATGAAGCTTAATGGCAGGCAATGCAAGCAGGGCAATGCTATGCTGATGAAGCAACTCCCCTGATTTAAAGATGAAGCACTTATTCTGAGCTGAAGGATTTATGACagaaagctttaaaaaaggagcaaaCCTGATTGGCTGGTGCTGTTGCTGCGTAGGCGACACTTGTGGCGGGAGTAGTTGCTGCAGAGACAGTAGCAGGCGTAGCGCTGTACATCATGGGGACTTTTTCAGGAAGGGAACCATGAAAGCAATGAAAAGGGAGGTGGAGCATTATGGTAACCATAGCaatgtatctctctctcttgccAGGCAAATACAATATGATATTAGCAGCAAGCCATCATTGGGTTAGACCAGCAGATGGCATGTGATCACACAGCAAAGCGAGACGGCAGGGGAGAACATAAAAGGAGAACTGATAAGAGATACAATTAGGAAATCTGTCCATAATTTGACATCCCAAAAGACGAGCAagtgttttttataaaacataaaaggagATTTGAAGATGTCAAACGTTtaagaatataaaaacattaaagtgattCTTAGGGATCAAATTTCCTAATCTGTGGTGCTTTGTAATTCCACAAGCAGAATCCTCAAAATGCTTTCATTTGTATATTACCTTTGACTACTTTAAGAAAGGATTATTGATATATAACAGTAAGTATTTATATCACAAGACTTAattatcaaaaacaaacaaatatgcaaCACAAATACTTTTAGGAAAACAATCACAACATCTGCCTGTCCCATCGTTCAAGGACTGGTTCTACTGTTGATTCTGATTTAGAGTTTTGCTTTCCAATTTGGAAAAACTACAAAGctagataaataaaaagcttcaCTTGTGCTCTCCATTGATAATAGGACATTGTTTATAAATCATGAGTCAAGGACCTACCCATGTTGTTACCCGGAGCCATGCAGAAGACCGAACCTGTGTGATTATCAAATGGAGAGAGGGACAGTATTTTAGTGTGACTCTGACATGAGCCCACATCACAACGTTAAAGTAAGAATACACAAATAACATAATGTTCAGTCAGTAAAAATGAACAGATATGCAGATTCATTTAGTAAAGTACTACATGTTAGTTTTGACAATAAACGAGATCATTTCCCAAGACAATATCATTAAGAAGTGTATTTGATTCCTGTTTAGCTTTGAATCCACATCGTGTGTAAAACTCACCTGTGGGATAAAATGCGgcagtctgctgctgcagctgtgagTTGGCCAGAGCTTGTTGGTAGTGCAAAAAACTGGGGCTGAGGAGAGAGCTGGCCCAGCTGCTCTTCTCAAAAGCTTGTCTCTTTGGTAGGGGTACGCTGTAGGGAAAGCCCTGAAAGAGAACGAGAGGAAACATGACATACCAAACCTTTGTGTCCTCTCTattcagctttgttttaaacACTCATTATTTAGAATTAATTTATAAAAGATATGGAAAAATGGCAAACATGACTACACAATAAAGGTTATCACAAAGTGGAAAAATCAAGCATGTTTTAGGATAAGAATATGAATGgaataacaaaaaatatttcaaattaaacactTAAAGCTACTGATGATGACTGTGTACACAGACTACATGAGACTGGAAGaagctttaaaacacaatgacagaaaTTAAAAGTTATCACAGTACAATTAATAGCTACAACCAAAGCAAAAGGTGAAAATACCAGGTCTACAGTTGCCTCGAGGGATCGCTTCATTGCTTTGGCAGTCGACTGAGTCTTTTAATAGCAGGCAGCGAGCACATGATGGCAGTGGGCCAATGGGATTCAAGCGTTTAACAAACAGGTAACAGCAAGCAGAGGTGCGTCATGGGGGACAGCATTGTGGATAGGTGAgaaggggaaaacaaaaacaaaataatctgAATGTAGTTTACcacataaaacacaatatgCATGCACAGTGACCAAAATAACTGATTAACAGACACAGTAACTAAAGACTCCACCATTAGTAGGTCAGCATGTACAGTTAATCAATAGCTTTGGCAACACAGATTTATAATTATAGGGCACAATCTTTTATCTGCAGTATTTAGCTTGtcatttgttattgtatttaaaacactACCTCCACCGTGATGCAGTGCAATTATGCACACTATATCATTTCAAAATACCATATAATGTACATGGATTTTACTGCTTCCAGGAACGGATAACATCAAGCACTGAACATTTTACTGTTAACTGAAAAATGACTTGGTTTTATGACAGATAGCCAAAGGCAGCATCACAAATACAAAGCTGAAGTCACCGTGTACGTGATGTCATAAAACACAGAATGTGGAGCGCCATCTACCAATACTTGGGTAAAATTCATGCCACAAATATATTATGCATATTGacagtaaaaatacataaaagatgATGTTAATGAAAAGTGATGGAGGCCAAGGAAACACACTTTTACTGTCATATGTAAGTAAGACACCTTACAATGCATTACGTTTAAAAATAACTATCCGTAGTAGGTTGTTGGTTTTATCTACAGTACAAGAATTGTAGATAGCAATCGTAGTTGCTATGTAGCACCAGTTTATGGAGTGTTTGGTGcacaaatataatgtaaatatttttgatttggcCTGTTTAGAAGACACAAGCCTTGTAGGGTCATCAGAAAGCAGAGCTCCTTAATTACAACTCAAAGTGAAAGATTGGAAGCTGCTATTACTCTCAATTTGATTGACAGGCCTTTTATTAAAAGCACTAACCCTTGACAGCAGCTGaatttaatctaatctaatctcaTCCttccttttaatgttttctgaATGTCTGTTTTCATCCGTGGTGTTTGTAAACACGGGATTAAGGCACGTGTTTTTAATTATCAGAGGAGAAACGAAGTTCAGAATTAATATTGATGATTAAGATCCTTCCTTttcattgcatttcatttaaatgtttaattacgAAAGATTTAAAAGTTGGACACCCGTAAAACTTTAAAGACCCTATATTATGCCGTTACATTAAATGGGCCCTTCCTATATTATAAAGGCATATACAGTAGTGCTCCACACTCGGTGATATCATGGCAAACAAAAGGACCCCCTCAAACACCACATTATTGGCAGGgtaatgtgtttttggtgtaaaacatgttgtttagtAGTCAGGAGGAGAAGGTCTTACCATGGCTGCGGCGGCGGCGGCCTGGGCTGCCACGGCTGTGTGATTGACTTGCTGTTGACCCGATTTGATTTTTGCCTGCAAGTGTGCAGGCGGGTGAAAATACTTGCACTTCTCCCTGGAGCAGCGGCTCTTGATGTAGTCCATGCAAACAGTGACAGTGTTATCTGTGGTGTCAATCATGGGGCTGTCACTGGGGTGAGCAAAGCGGCAATCTGTCTCCCCTCTTGCACAGTTTCCCCGCTGAAACTCGCGGCACACCTGAGAGGAGACATTATAAAGACGGGGACACGGGTTCAGCATGTAGTTGGATTATGTCAACCACCAAgctattactttattttttcatgttcGATCACTCCTCGTGGTGCATGAATACCTCGAGTTTGTCTGTACGCTGCAGCTTCTGtgagggagaagaagaggatgaagaagaagaggagctcTGGACCGTGACAGGTGGGCTTCCAGAAACAAGGACCTGGTTGCTGGAGAGGTTGTCTGTCGAGATGAGGCTCATTCCATGGCTCAGCGGTGTCATGTATGAACCGTAACCAAGACCAGTGTTGGTGCCCAGTCCCTGTGTAAATTGAAATGTTGGCTATAAGAAAAAATGTCACATATTACAAGTGAGACAAGCACTGGGGATTCACCGAACCGGCTTTTTCAGTCAACACGAAAACACCTGGGCTTTGGGGAGTGGTCAATACCGAGTACTGATCTGATATCAGTGATTAATAAAAAGCTGTACGCCTCGCTGTGAGAAAGTGACTGGAATCATTCTTTATGTGTAAGGCAACAGCAGGCTTGACTTAAAGCCCTTGAATTTCTAactttggaaaacaaaatgtataaataatctatatatcaataaataaatcaataaataagtcaataaataaatcaataaataaatatacatttgctGAATTGTTAAAAGCAAGCACAAACTACTTCGAAACTGCTGACATGTTTGTTATTAGCTCCCTCAGTCATGTGGTCTGCTGCTGACGCATGACTCAACATGTGCACATTTAATCAGCTGTAAACAGAGAGTTGAATAGGAATAGACCCCATAGTCACCAGGTCAGCTATTTGACGACCAGACAACAGTATCATTTAGGTGCATTTCCAACAAgcacaataacacatttagaaGTTCCTTTATAGTGTGGATGTGGCCCTTACCACAGGCTGCAGGCTAGGTCCTGGGATCATGAGCTGCATCTGTTGGGCAAGCACGGCTGCTGCGGTCTTCTGCTGGATGAGGTTGTTGCGCCCATTAATCTCTAACTGGGTTTTTAAGTGTGAAGGTGGATGAAGATACTTGCAGTTTTCTCTTGAGCATCGACCCTGtattcagagaaaaaagaaaaggcacacTCAAGATTGCAGTCCAGTGATCTTTGTATTCCTCCAAATAACATCTTTGTTTGCAATCTTGAGATATTACAGGAGTTCTTTGAAACAGTGgctttcatatttgttttgaaatgaaatgcagaaCATCCCCTTCCGCTTTTATAGTTCTACACAACTGTATCTCTCACCCTGCTACATGTAGGGAACACATGGGCATTGAAGCTTTCGACGTAGATGATGCACCGCAGAATCGTTCAATATGAATGcaacagagagaaatggaaGGACCTATGGTAGGTCATATAGAAACTAATACGAGAGACTGGCCACATAACACACAACAtggtgatttgttttaaatttcaACAGTCTGATGACTAACTATTAAACTCATACATGAACCTGCCAGCACAATTTCTGTCAATCAGGAAGTTCTAGCCCAATGAGAGGTTAGCTTCCTCTGCCCTTCATATTCAAATGAAGATATCTCATTTTACATCATTTGCATTTCTCCTAagggattttattttcattattgtgaATGAATTTCCGTGTAGGATTAACTGTCATCAATGCTTCATTAGTCTGGGTAAAGCTCTGAGAAAATACACGGCCAATAGAGCTGTTCAACCCCCCTTCTGATGTTGAAATGTTTAACTAGTTTGAAACATTTGCACAGCTTTAAAGTTTGCAGTTGCTTAACAGAAGGAAATGAAAGTAAGCCTCGTGAAATGCATTTCCCTAAAAGTGAATGCGCCACAGCTATGGAGGGCTTCTTTAAACTGAGGTCAAAGAAGAGGGAGCTGTAGCACATGTAGTTATGTAGCTAAAGTGGCACTGAATATAATGAACTGGTATTGTCACTTCTCTGCTGTCTCAGGGGAATCCTCTTACATATAACAGTCCTGAGTGAGTTAAGTCACTGAAAACAGAGGAAGTCTGTGAATCAACCAGCCTCTCCGCCGCTTTAACAGGAGTCATGAGATCCCAGTTAGCAAAGGGTGTGCTCATTCTTCTGTATACCAAAGTTAACTCTGTTGGGAGTAATTGATTAATGGGTAGAGGACGTGGACATCAATTGTTTTGACCTGAAATCAACTAATCACGTGTCAATAAAATACCACTGGtggaaaagacaaaacagcTACAAAGGCGCAAAAACATATACGTTTGGGAAGCAGAACCTGGCATTTAGCtctatttgatcttttttataaacaaagGCTGAATATGAATTAATCCCGAGTTAGTACCAGTTAACATTTCACCAGCAGCCTTACTGTAAGAGACATTTGACGACTCCTTGGACAAAAGCCTATTCATGAGGAAGAGCTGTGACATCATCACATGACAACTGTTGGTTGACCTCTTATTTTTTTACCTCGCAACAGACTGTAATTCTAGGTTGTATTTCTAAAATGAGATAGTGCAGGATGATATAGCTATTtgaattcacacacacttcatcctAATAGTGTTTCCATTATGTAGAATTGCTCTGTTGTTTACGGTTTAAGTATAAACATACGCCAAAATCAAGCACAATTGAATCTGGGCgtgaaaatgtatcttttattaaaaatatgtacATCTAAATACTTTTCACAGAAAGTGATGCAAGGCAAAATCAATAATGTTGTTGGATAAAGGAATAGGGTAGCTACTTTGTGTTAAGCCTTAGGTCCAGGCCCTTGACCACTGGTGCACAGAGAAGGCCTTCGGTAAGGAGATAAGACGATGACTCACCATAAGTATAATCCGGAGGGTAGAGCTGTATTGTGTGGTGATAGTAAATGTGTGAGAGTGGATTAAGGCAGCATTGGTCTCATACAGGGCAACTGAGCAAACAGGAGGCTGTAATCCAGCTGGCTGccagaaatatgttttatagtcGACATTAGATAAGTGATGAGACAGGCATCTGACATGTTACCCTATTTTTGGGAGGCGTCATATGACATATGATTTCACAAACACTGGTGCATGATTGAGAGGACAGTTTTGCTCCGCAGTTTGACATATTATTTCTGAATGGAAAGGATGTTATAGCAACCTAACATAGGGGGCGCATTCAGAGTTCACTATGAGGTGGGGTCAAAACGTTCAACTGACAGTAGCAGTTAAGGATCTTTCCCCCACCTCTATTTACAACATTTACAGGGGGGGAGGAAAACAGTCTTGTTTTTGTCCCATACTATGTAATGAGTGTTTGACCACTGCTGTGTAGGCAACAATTAGTGATATCAGCCCTTTTAGTTATTGTATTACTGGTTTAATACAATAACTAGGTAGGAATGCAGGTTTAACTGTGTTTGATGGGACATGCTAGATGAAACCTGCAAGAGCACTTTgagtatttacttttttttatctatcTATTCAAGAAGagcacatttattttgcattatttctGATTTGGTGTAATACACTGGAGAAACCATTCACTTAGGACAAGGTAACAActcaataaaatgttcatttcatgCAGTATGATTCCTGTATAAAAGGACAAATGTTCTTAACATTCAGTAAAGTACCAACAAGGTTTCACAGATAATACCATGTGGATGGAATTTCTTACCTTCAGCGAGTCAAAGCAGGCAACAACTCTCCCATTGTCAACTTGGCAGCTCTTCGGTGGATGAGCAAATTTGCATTCCTCATCACTACGTGAACAGTTTCCTCGCTGGAACTGGCGACAGACTT
This genomic stretch from Eleginops maclovinus isolate JMC-PN-2008 ecotype Puerto Natales chromosome 7, JC_Emac_rtc_rv5, whole genome shotgun sequence harbors:
- the LOC134867293 gene encoding muscleblind-like protein 2a isoform X4, encoding MALNLSSVRDTKWLTLEVCRQFQRGNCSRSDEECKFAHPPKSCQVDNGRVVACFDSLKGRCSRENCKYLHPPSHLKTQLEINGRNNLIQQKTAAAVLAQQMQLMIPGPSLQPVPTFQFTQGLGTNTGLGYGSYMTPLSHGMSLISTDNLSSNQVLVSGSPPVTVQSSSSSSSSSSPSQKLQRTDKLEVCREFQRGNCARGETDCRFAHPSDSPMIDTTDNTVTVCMDYIKSRCSREKCKYFHPPAHLQAKIKSGQQQVNHTAVAAQAAAAAAMGFPYSVPLPKRQAFEKSSWASSLLSPSFLHYQQALANSQLQQQTAAFYPTGSVFCMAPGNNMDHPQVTTRNRSQCRVAADKDAKQLCKYSVNTTHNVQQTACR
- the LOC134867293 gene encoding muscleblind-like protein 2a isoform X1, whose product is MALNLSSVRDTKWLTLEVCRQFQRGNCSRSDEECKFAHPPKSCQVDNGRVVACFDSLKGRCSRENCKYLHPPSHLKTQLEINGRNNLIQQKTAAAVLAQQMQLMIPGPSLQPVPTFQFTQGLGTNTGLGYGSYMTPLSHGMSLISTDNLSSNQVLVSGSPPVTVQSSSSSSSSSSPSQKLQRTDKLEVCREFQRGNCARGETDCRFAHPSDSPMIDTTDNTVTVCMDYIKSRCSREKCKYFHPPAHLQAKIKSGQQQVNHTAVAAQAAAAAAMTQSTAKAMKRSLEATVDLGFPYSVPLPKRQAFEKSSWASSLLSPSFLHYQQALANSQLQQQTAAFYPTGSVFCMAPGNNMDHPQVTTRNRSQCRVAADKDAKQLCKYSVNTTHNVQQTACR
- the LOC134867293 gene encoding muscleblind-like protein 2a isoform X3, with protein sequence MALNLSSVRDTKWLTLEVCRQFQRGNCSRSDEECKFAHPPKSCQVDNGRVVACFDSLKGRCSRENCKYLHPPSHLKTQLEINGRNNLIQQKTAAAVLAQQMQLMIPGPSLQPVGLGTNTGLGYGSYMTPLSHGMSLISTDNLSSNQVLVSGSPPVTVQSSSSSSSSSSPSQKLQRTDKLEVCREFQRGNCARGETDCRFAHPSDSPMIDTTDNTVTVCMDYIKSRCSREKCKYFHPPAHLQAKIKSGQQQVNHTAVAAQAAAAAAMTQSTAKAMKRSLEATVDLGFPYSVPLPKRQAFEKSSWASSLLSPSFLHYQQALANSQLQQQTAAFYPTGSVFCMAPGNNMDHPQVTTRNRSQCRVAADKDAKQLCKYSVNTTHNVQQTACR
- the LOC134867293 gene encoding muscleblind-like protein 2a isoform X2; protein product: MALNLSSVRDTKWLTLEVCRQFQRGNCSRSDEECKFAHPPKSCQVDNGRVVACFDSLKGRCSRENCKYLHPPSHLKTQLEINGRNNLIQQKTAAAVLAQQMQLMIPGPSLQPVPTFQFTQGLGTNTGLGYGSYMTPLSHGMSLISTDNLSSNQVLVSGSPPVTVQSSSSSSSSSSPSQKLQRTDKLEVCREFQRGNCARGETDCRFAHPSDSPMIDTTDNTVTVCMDYIKSRCSREKCKYFHPPAHLQAKIKSGQQQVNHTAVAAQAAAAAAMTQSTAKAMKRSLEATVDLGFPYSVPLPKRQAFEKSSWASSLLSPSFLHYQQALANSQLQQQTAAFYPTGSVFCMAPGNNMVPMMYSATPATVSAATTPATSVAYAATAPANQIILK
- the LOC134867293 gene encoding muscleblind-like protein 2a isoform X5; its protein translation is MALNLSSVRDTKWLTLEVCRQFQRGNCSRSDEECKFAHPPKSCQVDNGRVVACFDSLKGRCSRENCKYLHPPSHLKTQLEINGRNNLIQQKTAAAVLAQQMQLMIPGPSLQPVPTFQFTQGLGTNTGLGYGSYMTPLSHGMSLISTDNLSSNQVLVSGSPPVTVQSSSSSSSSSSPSQKLQRTDKLEVCREFQRGNCARGETDCRFAHPSDSPMIDTTDNTVTVCMDYIKSRCSREKCKYFHPPAHLQAKIKSGQQQVNHTAVAAQAAAAAAMGFPYSVPLPKRQAFEKSSWASSLLSPSFLHYQQALANSQLQQQTAAFYPTGSVFCMAPGNNMVPMMYSATPATVSAATTPATSVAYAATAPANQIILK